The sequence CAGATGATGATAGACATCTAACTTCTTACACTAAACGACTAGACACCACGGGTGTTCGTTACGGAGAGTGATGTAATTGGGGAGtcttttttttgatagctcatgTATGTATATATATCGGTGGTTTTtggatatatttttaaagatgaaGTCGCGCTAGTaggaattttgtttaaatacacTTGTAATaacccaaaatgaccaaatatcataataaaacactcagttttggcaaatttccaaaattttaaataaatatttgcttttgaggaaatccaaagcaatctCGCATGTTCcaacccctacaatgttttaatacaaataattgaatcagaattaaagttttaaaatataggaaaaaaaatttttttttttggtcgacttcaaaaattatgagtggcaaaaactgagtaattgtcactttttgacagtaaataaaaaaatttcaaaaaaggcttgaaaacttttataatgatattcggtcattttgggatCATAGAAGTGGTTCTTAACAATATCCCCACAGGcgcactccacctttaaaaaattgttcaaagtAAAATTGTGGGTGTTAAAATTTCTAGGGAAAGCTTTTTTAaggcattttttttaactctacacattataaaaattgttagaaattaGCAGAAAAACCCGAATTAGAGCCAAGAATTTACCGACATAAATTCAGAATTAAAAGCAATTGAAACAGTCAAATATCTGTGAAAAACTGTATTAAAAAACCGcgaattctaattttctaattaagaaagtgagaaatagaaaaactaaaaactaaaaaaaaattatttttaatttttaaaattaaaaaaaaaccaactttaaCTATGGAACTCCGAGTTcacattttcatgaaaaagtgattattttgtcattttcaaagtatttaaaaaaaccttttttggctaaatttttttttcattttgaaatcgcgaaatttttttgaaaacattttttcgttcaatttttttttcttttttttaaattcaaattttattaagcgtatgcgaaaaattaaatatgttGCATTTTAAAccttgaaacaatttttcaaattagaaaaaaggttgttgttaaataaaacttaaaaatcaaaacaaaaacttgtgatccaaaaaaacgaaaaccaGATAaacatcaatatttttccacacgttttgttttttaaagatctaTTATTAGTCGGTCAAAATCCACAAAACAAGGATCAccattggaaaataaaatagaagaaaacaaaaattgttcattgcTCCCTCCTAGATCAGTTATCACTGAACTCTTGCACTTGGCTGTATATTTCCGGGTGCAACGAATCACTAGTCTGGTGGTCATTGTAAAATCCCATGAAATCAGCTGCAACGGGGGTTTAGAGAAAGATTGCTATCTTTCTTATCACTTGATGAGAGAACGTTCAAAATGACGTGGAGAGTGGAGAACATGATTCTCACGAGACTTTTCCGTGAGTTTAGCAGGGGGAAATAATGATGACTGGACTAGATTTTGTGGTGTCTTACAATACTtgttaaaaaatgataaataaataaaaattaggttccagacgttgcgacaccgagaagttgaaaaaaaactgaattcagATAGCAGGAAGacttattttctttatttgaaactacatgaatttgaattaaaagtacattttatttaaaaaaaaaaaggaaaattaatATTCTGCCGTTCCTGGTGCCAATCTCGCCACttttatgttctttttttcgctATGCTTTTTCCATccaatatctgaaatttttacaattataaCATGAAGcttgacttttaaaaaacttacttgcTCCGATAGAGTCTGGGCCATTATCCCGATAGAATTTGTATCGAAACAAGTTCACAACAAATTGGGGCATGAGGTGTGCTCATTGAAGAAGAATCGGTAGAAGTCTGAAAAGAATGATTTGAAGATAGAGTAGCGCCGGTGAGGTCCTAGTTGGCttaaattgattcaaaaaattctagatttttttataattttttaaagtcaaagttttggcaattttcaaattgttgaaaGCATGAGCTTTTaagaaaatcgtgaaaaattgtttttttggggTTTGAGGACAAAAGCCCGGAAAGTGAAATAAGGTACTTACCTAGAGTTTGATAACTTCTCCACTCAATCAATCGCTCAGCATTTAGTATCAGCTTGCGGCTACTTTCGTTGAGCCGCTTCCTCCTGATCTTCCATGTTCTCCTGCTGAACCACTGAACTCCTTcatttctcttcattttttctcagtgCGACTCGTGTTGCTCGAAGGAACTGGCGCTGGAGTCTAtcagagttttcaaaaaagttagtatTTTTTGGTTGAGCCGCTTCCTCCTGATCTTCCTTGATCTCCTGCCGAATCACTCAAAAGGAACGAGACTGATTGTTGTTCTCCCGGCGAAACTGTAGTCCTTGGAACTTTTAGGTTTTCCTCCTCAATTGAGCACAGTCAAGATCCATAGATTCCTCTAGGTATTCCACATTTTCAGCTTGAGCATCGTGATGGTTGTTTGACGCCAAAGAAGTTTCCATCGCCTTTGGAGTGTTGGGACCACAAAGTGCtacaactttcttttttttcctcagcCAGACTCGTGCTGTTGGAAAGCAACGACAGTTTTCTTCCTCAATTTCTTGAGCACAGTCAAGTTCCATGCATTCCTCTAGGTTTTCCACATTGGCGCTTGAGTCCATCTAAGTTAGGCTTCTTTGGTTGATCCGCTTCCTACTGCTCTTCCTTGATCTCCTGCTTGATCACTTTGAAGGAACAAGTCGGTCTCATCCACTTCCTCCATTTTGTCTCAGCCAGACTCGTGTTGTTTGACACAAGGAAGTTTCCTGAAGAGCGAGGGGTAGCACAGGAAGAGTACCACCAGATTTGGCAGAGGCGTTGTGGTCTTGGTTGAGCATTCtgtaaacttgaaaaaattcattcaataTAACAAGTAATGGTTTgataatgaagaaaaaactaccatgaaacacaaaaaaaaattcgataaagaAGTGGAAACTAGCTAATAAGAATAAAGAAAGAATGCAAGAAGCAGTGAGCAAATGCCTGTCGGACCCCACATCCACAAACAGAATGTAGAGCGcgttaaaacaaaaaagagaaaaaaaagctcgaaaataaaagaaactCCGGTTTTTATACTGGCTGGAAGGGAGTGAGGCCGGCGGCGACGCACACTCAAAATGAGAATACGCGCGCGCGCGGTGGgtcaaaacaaaagaaatggATCAAAAGCTTATAAGTCTAGACAGCGATCTCGGTGAAAAGTGAGCGACGCGGCGACTTCAGATTGGCAACGGTTTTATAGAAGAGGGTCACCACCAGTGACCCGAGTAAGATAAAAAATGGTTGTGAATGCAGAATGTTGCAGTGCAGCTGCTGTCGTCAGTGTAATGTAAACATAGTAGTAAAGCCATTTTTTCCTACGCACCCAGATGATTCCTTTTAGTTggaaagaaagagagaaagtTCGAATATtataatctaaaaaataataaaattaaaattcagctAATTTCACTCggtatattaaaaattcatatttacttttattgtttttttaacgGGCAATTCAAATATCTGTAGTGTTGAGTTTTGTATTATATTTTGGTGAAATATGTACTGCAAAATACAAGAAATTAATTAGGTTCATTCATAGAGAACACTTTAAAAATCTAGGAAACGGTAAATAAACTCCCAAGAATTACAAGTATCattataacaaaaattattctttctGGCCACAGCATTTCCTCTATCGTTTCCATTTCTGCATCAATCACATCAGCCATCCCGAATGTCCttaacaactgaaaaaaaacagttaaaaattctaatgaaaaattctttcTTAGGGTGAAAAATACGTTCTGGGTAAAAAATCATAACGTTTTTCCTAtcgattttcccgattttttggGAACTCGTTTTTCAGGCTCTCGCCTGTCCAATGGTGCACCTTGTCAGCTTTTATCTGAGTTTTGATAGGTGGATTTCGCATAAATTGGGCAAACAtgcaagaattgaaaaaaaaaaccattaaaaatgttttcgaatttttttttgttggacgaactttattgatttttcatacaactttaaaaaaaaagacctAACATAGTCTAAGGAAACTTAGAACACACAAATCATTCGAAtttgaaatgtcaaaaattcttttgaaaaatgggggGTGGGAGGGGGGAGGGGATGAGTTCAACCCTCCACcacgggaaatttttttgcgaattttttcatcccaaaaaaaaaaggaaaaaaaggtCCATTGAACTTGAGAAGGAAATCCTTGACCTACATAGCAGGGACAAGCGGTtgctttgatttttcgattgatCGTGATGAGGAATGCCTCGAAAACTCCACGAAGCTCGGCAAAtaggattttctgaaaatcgaattttcaaaataattttttttccatgagAACTGTAAACCTTATCAACATTAGTTCCAATTGACTTTTTGATTTGTTGCTTGAGCTCCTCGAGTTCCCTACTTTTGAGAAAGCAAATGAACTGGGTCAGTTGTTTCAGGAATTCAGACATATTAATGGGTTCATCTGAAGTGGCTCCAGTATTCGCGGAAAGACTGATTTGTTGACGATCGAAGCGTGGAACAccagttttttgttcttcttgcACATGATCGCTATTCGAATTATGTGGTGCAAATCCTTCGAAGATTGGTTCAGGCTTCGGCTGTCCCTTCATCGCTCCGATGTATTGCACCTCATCGTCGTCACTGTCCAATTGAAGAGATTTCACATAAATAGTTGGCTGATTGTTCTCTTCCATCATCACTTCTTTATATTCTTGCGAATGATCGATGAGCAAATTATAGGTTGAATCTCTATTGAGGAGTTCTTCAAAATCGAAATCAACTGGCTCAGGCTTCGGATATCCGTCCACAGTTTCAATAATCTCCAGATCATCGTCGTCGTCACTCGAGCtcctgaaaataatcaaataaaatactGCGTAATATGAAATTGACAGGATATACATTTCAGTTCTCGCTCTTTTCGGAGATCTAGGAAGAGAAGTCGCCGAATCTACGCCATCTTCGTCGCTCTCGGCTTGGTTCGTCGTCTGACTTGCATTCATGACCATGTGCACGTGTCGACCAGCCTTTCGGTGATATGCAGATGTTCTTTTCATTCTTGCCGAATGACTGTGGTCCGCCTCCAACTTCAGCTTTCCATCACGTGATGCATACTCGCAAATTCGTTTGCCATCATTGAGCACGACAATTCCCTCCGTTTGAACTCTGTAAATCACTATTCGTTAactcaaaaacctttttaaaattttttactgtgtCAGAAAGTCGTCCGAAACTTCTCCAACAAGCCCAAGCATCACTCGGAGACGGCTTTCAATACTGTAATTGTCCAGTTGATCCATGTTTGGCGCAAGCTTTTTATGGAatctaaatctaaatttattaAAGAGAACCAGGTATAATATTCTCACTTTCGATAATAGGCTCCATCCGAACATCtggcattttcttttttaccgAACTCCATGAAAACTTTTGTTGCCACCAGTGGCTCATTGGCTTCTTTCGTCTTTTCAACAAGAAACGTCATCAATCTTACGTCATCGGCGGAGAGCATGATCTTCGTTGACCTCTTTCGTGCTGCCTTAGAAGATTTACTGTGGATTCTTTCCAACGTGAGTTTTCCGTCGCGTGACTTATAATTGCAGATTCGCATTTTCTTGTCAATCTTAACAGTGCCAGTCGATTTGATCCTGCAACAAactaaattcataaatctgaAGGTAACATCTCTCCTCACAATGTCATGAACTTGTCCGACACTTTTGCCGACAAGGCAAACGTCACTTGAATGCGTGACACGACACTGtattcgtttttttcgttttatgttccgacccctacaatactttaatacgaataattgaaacaaaattacaatataaaaagtttaagttttaaaaaaatttttggtcgacttccagaattatgagtggcaaaaaatgagttgtcaatcgtcattttttgacagtaaataaaaaatttcaaaaaaattttaaaaagttttgttgtgatatttggtcattttggcatcATATTAATAGTTTTCTAATAGTTTTAGCacttttcccactggcgctactccacagCATTTTTGAATGCTTTTCTTAAACTCTTTGAGTATTCCTACACAgtattttaaacttaaaataatcAATCCACCTTATATCAAAGTTAATAagcaatatttgaaaaattttaatgtttcataATAGAATTTAAAGAGTATAGCACTATCTCAGcggttttaaataattttcaccaATGACAAACacctacttttaaaaattaaaaaaatttgagaagaaaagcccgaaaattcaaataaagtGATAACCAAGAGTGTTAtcagttttccaatttaataaatttctcaaaatttagcaacaaattgcatattttgaaataaaattcccACTTACCTGttgaaacaaattcaaaaaaaaacttacttttctACCAATTAATATTACTAAAGTAAAAATAGGAATAACATTAGAAAAGGTTCATATAGAAAACTAGAAGAATAGAAGAGGGTCACCACCAGTAACCCAAGTAAAACAAAGAATGATTGGAAATGTAGAATGTTGCTGTGCAGCTGCTAACGCCAAGGTTATATGAACACAGTGAGTCATTCTTTTCTACGTACCTATCTAGACGGTGACAACATGTTTGAGGGTTTTATGGTGGGGTGACAATATGTTGTCGACTAAAGGAATCCATCCATCAATATTTACCAATATGAATAATATTTCGAATATATTGTAATTTAGGAAGTTCTCGGAATACATGTGACTTGAATAATACAACTTtgaatggggttattcaaatagtgtcggaaaattaaaaagtgttgaaaaattacgtcacaactgtaggtattaaaggtggggtaccgaaatctaggaaatatttttaaataactccaaattttcccctgattccgaacaTCTATgtgaacaaattaaaaaaatccctgATTATATATTTGATCTTGAAATCGCGTTTTTCATTTGCGTacccatgagatttttcaaatgcgcgcaaataaaactatacaaaaattattttagagaTTGAAAAACGTTGCCCCTATTATGTTGTCCCGAGGTAGAGTTGGCCACAGGACtgggaccaaaaaaagtttggaccaaaaaacaaaaattgaaatttttgaaaaaccaaaaaaaaaaaaacgaaaataaattaCGATGCTTAAGGATTCGTATTAAAgtattgtaggggtcggaacataaaacgaaaaaaacgaataCAGTGTCGTGTCACGCATTCAAGTGACGTTTGCCTTGTCGGCAAAAGTGTCGGACAAGTTCATGACATTGTGAGGAGAGATGTTACCTtcagatttatgaatttagtTTGTTGCAGGATCAAATCGACTGGCACTGTTAAGATTGACAAGAAAATGCGAATCTGCAATTATAAGTCACGCGACGGAAAACTCACGTTGGAAAGAATCCACAGTAAATCTTCTAAGGCAGCACGAAAGAGGTCAACGAAGATCATGCTCTCCGCCGATGACGTAAGATTGATGACGTTTCTTGTTGAAAAGACGAAAGAAGCCAATGAGCCACTGGTGGCAACAAAAGTTTTCATGGAGTTcggtaaaaaagaaaatgccaGATGTTCGGATGGAGCCTATTATCGAAAGTGAGAATATTATACCTGGTTCTCTTtaataaatttagatttagatTCCATAAAAAGCTTGCGCCAAACATGGATCAACTGGACAATTACAGTATTGAAAGCCGTGTCCGAGTGATGCTTGGGCTTGCTGGAGAAGTTTCGGACGACTTTCAGTAGTATGTGGAGCTAAATTTCCCACCCCCAGCCAGGGAGCTAAATTTCGCACCTGCCACTCAAACCGCGTTCAtgcaccgatttttttcaaatctatatCGTTTTCTTCGTCAGGAGAACAGAGAATTACGCAAAATAATTCTCAATCTCGAGGCCCTGGATGAGATTGAAGGACTCATTAGAgtatggtgagttttttttcttagtcTTTTTTTACCTTACCCTACCGTTTACAGGACAGAATAAATGCTTCTGGTCTCCTTGCCATTCAAGTCACCATTCAAGTGCCACCGTGTCTGGTCTCCTCGCCATTCAAGTTATAAAttacaatttccatttttttctgaataaaagctttgttttcgttttatttgtttaataaACAATTTGGATGGAAAATGGAATCTTTTATCATTTgtgaaaatctttgaaaataaaaaaagtttcgacaaaaaactgaataattcttcaaacatttaaatttgataCATCTCCTTAACTTTATTCTTCAAtcttgaagctgaaaattccgCGCCGAATGCACTGATAACTTTTGAGAATacatataaaattgaaaaccaccGACATCTCACCCTTCCACCATCTCTCTCATGGGTGGCAGGCGGGAAATTTAGCTCCCTGACTAGGCTTGAAATTTAGCTCCCCGGCATCACTCCAGCCTTCCCCCTTTTCTCTCATGGGTGGGGTAGGTGCGAAATTTAGCTCCCTGGCCTTCGGCCATCACCGTAACTGAACTCACCTCTCCCCCTTCTTTCCCTGCAGTGTGGGTGGCAGGTGCGAAATTTAGCACCCTGGCTGGGGGTGGGAAATTTAGCTCCACATACTACTATGTAGCGACGAATTCCGTCGCGCCATCTCCTCAATCTCGCCACCAGTTCATCCACATCATTGAAATGACGAAGAACTCCGTCAAGTGGAATTGAAATCTTTGGTGCACAGAACAGAAACACTGCAATATGATTACTGActttaagtaaaaaaattccacgGAAGCAGAAAACTATCTACAGAGATTGAATAGTAAGAGTGAGGAGGTTTTTGTGGGAAACCTGATCAAACTTATCggcaaaaacaaagaaaacgatatagatttgaaaaaaatcggtgcaTGAACGCGGTTTGGTGGCAGGTGCGAAATTTAGCTCCCTGGCTGGGGGTGGGAAATTTAGCTCCACATACTACCGCCGATGACGTAAGATTGATGACTTTTCTTGTTGAAAAGACGAAAGAAGCCAATGAGCCACTGGTGGCAACAAAAGTTTTCATGGAGTTcggtaaaaaagaaaatgccaGATGTTCGGATGGAGCCTATTATCGAAAGTGAGAATATTATACCTGGTTCTCTTtaataaatttagatttagatTCCATAAAAAGCTTGCGCCAAACATGGATCAACTGGACAATTACAGTATTGAAAGCCGTCTCCGAGTGATGCTTGGGCTTGCTGGAAAAGTTTCGGACGACTTTCTGacacagtaaaaaattttaaaaaggtttttgagtTAACGAATAGTGATTTACAAAGTTCAAACGGATGGAATTGTCGTGCTCAATGATGGCAAACGAATTTGCGAGTATGCATAACGTGATGGAAAGCTGAAGTTGGAGGCGGACCACAGTCATTCGGCAAGAATGAAAAGAACATCTGCATATCACCGAAAGGCTGGTCGACACGTGCACATGGTCATGAATGCAAGTCAGACGACGAACCAAGCCGAGAGCGACGAAGATGGCGTAGATTCGGCGACTTCTCTTCCTAGATCTCCGAAAAGAGCGAGAACTGAAATGTATATCCTGTCAATTTCATATTACGCagtattttatttgattattttcaggaGCTCGAGTGACGACGACGATGATCTGGAGATTATTGAAACTGTGGACGGATATCCGAAGCCTGAGCCAGTTGATTTCGATTTTGAAGAACTCCTCAATAGAGATTCAACCTATAATTTGCTCATCGATCATTCGCAAGAATATAAAGAAGTGATGATGGAAGAGAACAATCAGCCAACTATTTATGTGAAATCTGTATGCAAGAGTTTGCAAGCTCCCCTTGAAAAGCGATCCCAAAGAATTTCAGGGGAACATCCCACGAAAGGTCGACAAAGGACCGAGTATTCCTCGAAGGAAACCGAAGAACTCAGTGTTCAAAAACGATAAGAAAGTTCCCATGAGGGACTTCACGACGGATGAGGAGGAGAAGACACCGCGATGTGTGTACTGCCATTATCATCATCATTCCAATCGATGCGGGCACACGAAAGGAACTTTCGAAAGAAAGAAAATCCTCGACAAAGACAACCGTTGCCACTTGTGCCTGGCAAAACGAGAAGGAAGACATTGTTGCACCTAGAAACCCTAGTAACATGTCATCTGGTTACGCCCTCTGGACACGCCCATGACAccaagaagaagaaagaagagaagagCAAGGTAGTGTGGTGGTGATGATGGTTCCTGAGTGGTGATGGTGTGAGCTCTCATTCTGTTCTATCTTTATTCTATCTTTTACATCTTAATCCTCATTATTCTTTATATTCTTTAACTTCCAATAATAAACTCATAAGTAACATAACCGCTACACCATGTTAGTAAAATATATAAAGACCTCATAAGAACCCTGTGGGTATGATAACATCAATGTACTCCAAAGCCATGTACGTACTGTAAAAGGATCAATCATCATTGTTCCATCTGTATCGAGGATCCCATTCAAAGAAGCGAAGATCAAAAGTAATGCAAGCTGTCaagatcatcatcatcacacACTCATCAAATCTTATCATCTACTCAAGCCAAGCTGTCTACTCAAGCCAGGCAGTCTACTCAAGCTCAACAAGGAGATCAAAACAAAATCCGAGGCTACTCATCGTGCGGCGCGGGGAGTGTATGAAACCTCTTTGATGATTCATACCTCTAAGCAAAAGCCAAGGAATGCAATAATTGAttataattgattttattgtaatgttttttaatataGGCTAAGAGCCTCAACCTTTCCCCCTTTTCTCTCCCATACCATACCGCCGCCCCGCCCCAAATTCCTCTTTCTCCCTCGTGTCTCTTCAGAGAGGAGACAGCATAAAAAACTTGTCCTGAGAGGGACAGGTCACTCGTTTACAAACCGCTGGGTCTTTGAGTCCCCAGCCAATACTTTCCCATTTTCCCATCCACAATTTCATACCATTTTTTCTGTATTCTTACTTTTCATATAATAAAGTTCATTCTTATCACAAGTGTGAGCTTTCTTTTAAAATCTCTTCAATTGGACAGTGACGACGATGAGGTGCAATACATCGGAGCGATGAAGGGACAGCCGAAGCCTGAACCAATCTTCGAAGGATTTGCACCACATAATTCGAATAGCGATCATGTgcaagaagaacaaaaaactggTGTTCCACGCTTCGATCGTCAACAAATCAGTATTCGAAAACAAATATGCGACAAATAATGAATCCGacattcttcaaatttttgtcataCTGGCGCCGGTTCGGATCCCATGGAAATGGAGAGGAAAAAAGTATCTCCTTGAAAGGAATTTGGAAGTATTCGGCGCGAGACTAGAGGATATCGATAAACACATTGTCAAGAAGTTCGTCGAATTTGGGAATGTAAAAAAAGTGATATTGTGTGCTACAAATGGGCGCTGCCGGCACCTGAGAAATATGGTTA comes from Caenorhabditis elegans chromosome X and encodes:
- the H39E20.1 gene encoding Transposase (Confirmed by transcript evidence), which gives rise to MPQFVVNLFRYKFYRDNGPDSIGANIGWKKHSEKKNIKVARLAPGTAEY
- the ZK402.5 gene encoding SPK domain-containing protein (Partially confirmed by transcript evidence); amino-acid sequence: MTLIKSTGTVKIDKKMRICNYKSRDGKLTLERIHSKSSKAARKRSTKIMLSADDVRLMTFLVEKTKEANEPLVATKVFMEFGKKENARCSDGAYYRKFHKKLAPNMDQLDNYSIESRLRVMLGLVGEVSDDFLTQVQTEGIVVLNDGKRICEYASRDGKLKLEADHSHSARMKRTSAYHRKAGRHVHMVMNASQTTNQAESDEDGVDSATSLPRSPKRARTEMSSSDDDDDLEIIETVDGYPKPEPVDFDFEELLNRDSTYNLLIDHSQEYKEVMMEENNQPTIYVKSLQLDSDDDEVQYIGAMKGQPKPEPIFEGFAPHNSNSDHVQEEQKTGVPRFDRQQISLSANTGATSDEPINMSEFLKQLTQFICFLKSRELEELKQQIKKSIGTNVDKKILFAELRGVFEAFLITINRKIKATACPCYVGQGFPSQVQWTFFSFFFWDEKIRKKISRGGGLNSSPPPSHPPFFKRIFDISNSNDLCVLSFLRLC
- the ZK402.2 gene encoding SPK domain-containing protein (Predicted); the encoded protein is MNAVWWQVRNLAPWLGVGNLAPHTTADDVRLMTFLVEKTKEANEPLVATKVFMEFGKKENARCSDGAYYRKFHKKLAPNMDQLDNYSIESRLRVMLGLAGKVSDDFLTQ
- the ZK402.1 gene encoding Protein FAR1-RELATED SEQUENCE (Predicted), translated to MKRTSAYHRKAGRHVHMVMNASQTTNQAESDEDGVDSATSLPRSPKRARTEMSSSDDDDDLEIIETVDGYPKPEPVDFDFEELLNRDSTYNLLIDHSQEYKEVMMEENNQPTIYVKSGNIPRKVDKGPSIPRRKPKNSVFKNDKKVPMRDFTTDEEEKTPRCVYCHYHHHSNRCGHTKGTFERKKILDKDNRCHLCLAKREGRHCCT